In [Mycobacterium] stephanolepidis, the genomic window TCGCGTGGAACCATCTACAACTGGTTCGGCGGCAAGAAGGAAGCCATCGATGTCGCGGTCGGCTTCATCGCGGGCGCCTTCATCGAGCTGTTCGCCGGGGCGGTGAGCGCCAAAGCCACCCTGGCCGAGCAGGTCGGCGAGGCGGCGGTGCGCATCAGTGATCACCGGGCGTGGTCCGACCGCCTGGATCCGACACTGCACGTGTCGAACGTGCTGGAGCTGGTGCTCGAGGAGTGCGGTGACGACCTGATGCGCCGCTCGGTGGAGTTCTGGGTGCCACAGGTGCAGGCAGCCACGAAGCGCGGTGAGATCGGTAGGGACGTCGACGCCACCGAAGGCGCCGAATGGATCATGCGGACCCTGATGAGCATCGAGGTGCTGCCCGCCATCTCCGTGGACCTGAAAGACCCGGCCGTGGTGCGGGACTACTTCTCCCGATTCATCCTGCGTGGGCTGGCATGAGTGACATCGACTGT contains:
- a CDS encoding TetR/AcrR family transcriptional regulator codes for the protein MKLVKTAGPRGEVPEPIVAAVAQTLVRSGIQRFSLSAAADEAGVSRGTIYNWFGGKKEAIDVAVGFIAGAFIELFAGAVSAKATLAEQVGEAAVRISDHRAWSDRLDPTLHVSNVLELVLEECGDDLMRRSVEFWVPQVQAATKRGEIGRDVDATEGAEWIMRTLMSIEVLPAISVDLKDPAVVRDYFSRFILRGLA